A single genomic interval of Musa acuminata AAA Group cultivar baxijiao chromosome BXJ3-4, Cavendish_Baxijiao_AAA, whole genome shotgun sequence harbors:
- the LOC135634776 gene encoding transcription factor MYB41-like, producing MGRSPCCDEVGLKRGPWTPEEDKKLRDYVQKNGHGSWRRLPMLAGLNRCGKSCRLRWINYLRPDIKRGNFTEEEESLIIDLHSLHGNKWSTMAASLPGRTDNEIKNYWNTHLRKKLLRMGIDPVTHQPRTDLRVLPGLPELLAAANLVGGFTSSLNDPLHLQADAAHLIKLHLVQNLVQVLTSNPTPNLNQIMGPFGSGVLRNYRLDDVDVPSSRQLESLLRHLPHGWLLQSTAPMASSLSTQGWQRFVDSLHRSTRESSRSVDAGDQTAAAATEDVSSVNEGCLPTSDSTPPFLSSSPVNMNKGGAITIDGSINAPSEAWDANLDDQDDLGYWKEILDQISSWPNTP from the exons ATGGGGAGGTCACCATGCTGCGATGAGGTGGGGCTGAAGAGGGGTCCATGGACGCCGGAGGAGGACAAGAAGCTGAGGGACTACGTCCAGAAGAACGGCCACGGGAGCTGGCGGCGGCTCCCTATGCTCGCCGGCCTCAACCGCTGCGGTAAGAGCTGCAGGCTCCGGTGGATCAACTACCTGCGCCCCGACATCAAGAGAGGGAACTTCACGGAGGAAGAGGAGAGTCTCATCATCGACCTCCACTCCCTCCACGGAAACAA GTGGTCGACCATGGCCGCCAGCTTGCCGGGGAGGACCgataacgagatcaagaactactggaacacccacCTGAGGAAGAAGCTGCTGCGGATGGGCATCGACCCCGTGACGCACCAGCCCAGAACCGACCTCCGTGTGCTCCCCGGCCTGCCCGAGTTGCTGGCGGCGGCCAACTTGGTCGGTGGATTCACGAGCAGCCTAAACGATCCCCTGCACCTGCAAGCAGATGCTGCGCACCTGATCAAGTTGCATTTGGTGCAGAATCTCGTCCAGGTGCTGACCAGCAATCCCACTCCAAATCTGAACCAGATCATGGGTCCGTTCGGATCAGGCGTCCTGAGGAACTACCGACTCGACGATGTCGACGTGCCTTCCAGCCGCCAGCTCGAGAGCCTTCTTCGTCATCTTCCTCATGGTTGGCTGTTGCAGAGCACAGCGCCGATGGCCTCGAGCCTTTCGACTCAGGGCTGGCAGAGGTTCGTCGACAGCCTTCATCGTTCGACGCGTGAGTCCAGCCGTTCTGTGGACGCCGGAGACCAAACAGCTGCAGCAGCAACAGAAGATGTAAGCTCTGTTAACGAAGGTTGTCTCCCAACCTCGGATTCTACGCCTCCATTTCTTTCGTCATCTCCAGTAAACATGAACAAAGGTGGAGCGATCACCATCGATGGATCCATCAACGCACCCTCGGAGGCATGGGACGCGAATCTGGATGATCAAGACGATCTTGGCTACTGGAAAGAAATCTTAGA CCAAATCTCATCATGGCCCAACACACCATAG